One Pseudomonadota bacterium genomic region harbors:
- a CDS encoding cyclase family protein yields the protein MSRRIVDLTLAISESMPTFSAPWHPVVEIRQLGHHGIENRETRRLVIGTHTGTHVDAPLHFIENGKTIDQIPLDILVGPANIIDLTWADDSHEVSKDELFEAIAGRDVTRLILKYGWDSKIGSDSYFKDHAFLSESACHYLVSEGCLLLGMDTAQPDNPLNCKGSENDAPNHKILLENGVILVEYLVNLELLRKTAVELVVAPLKISGGDGAPARCFAIENYDD from the coding sequence ATGTCACGACGAATTGTAGATCTGACGTTAGCAATCTCAGAAAGTATGCCGACTTTTTCCGCTCCCTGGCATCCGGTTGTTGAGATCAGACAACTTGGTCATCACGGGATAGAAAACAGAGAAACCCGCCGACTTGTGATCGGAACTCATACTGGGACCCATGTGGATGCACCTCTCCATTTTATTGAAAATGGTAAAACGATAGATCAAATTCCTCTGGATATTCTGGTCGGGCCCGCCAACATTATTGATCTTACCTGGGCGGATGACTCTCATGAGGTTTCCAAGGACGAACTTTTTGAAGCGATTGCTGGCAGAGATGTAACAAGATTAATACTTAAGTACGGTTGGGATTCCAAAATAGGATCAGACTCGTATTTCAAAGACCATGCATTTTTGTCTGAATCGGCATGTCATTATTTAGTCAGCGAAGGGTGCCTTTTGCTGGGTATGGATACAGCTCAACCAGATAACCCTTTAAATTGCAAAGGGAGCGAAAACGATGCCCCCAATCATAAGATCTTACTTGAAAATGGAGTTATTCTGGTCGAGTACCTTGTAAACCTCGAACTCTTGAGAAAGACCGCGGTCGAACTCGTTGTCGCCCCACTGAAAATTTCTGGTGGAGACGGTGCGCCTGCGAGATGTTTTGCAATTGAAAATTATGACGATTGA
- a CDS encoding class I SAM-dependent methyltransferase — translation MNDEFIKWADAYKKFQGDGSELLWPSETLIRLFKGSYIPGLAKYFSGKKLLDVGCGNGNNLIFLAGLGLDCSAIEVTQGICDDISRKFRVLGKDIDARCGTNVCIPFEENSFDFLVSWNVLHYENCEDGIEQALNEYVRVLKPGGRFFISTTGPEHKILKDSEPLGGHRFRIGREDDFRKGQVFYYFETEENIQRVFSRFFYQVQVGRTHDYLISDILDWFIVTGVKS, via the coding sequence ATGAATGATGAGTTCATAAAATGGGCTGACGCCTATAAGAAATTCCAGGGCGATGGATCGGAATTACTCTGGCCCAGTGAGACCCTGATTCGCCTGTTCAAAGGGAGCTATATCCCTGGCTTAGCGAAATATTTTTCCGGAAAAAAGTTACTTGACGTTGGTTGCGGCAACGGGAACAATCTTATTTTCCTGGCTGGTCTTGGCCTAGACTGCAGTGCCATAGAAGTTACTCAGGGAATCTGTGACGATATCAGCAGGAAGTTCAGGGTATTAGGTAAAGATATCGACGCCCGCTGCGGAACCAACGTTTGTATTCCCTTCGAGGAGAATTCTTTTGATTTCCTTGTCTCTTGGAATGTTTTGCATTACGAGAATTGTGAGGATGGAATTGAACAGGCTTTGAATGAATACGTCCGTGTTCTGAAGCCTGGCGGGCGCTTTTTCATCTCTACTACCGGTCCTGAACATAAGATTCTTAAAGATAGTGAACCCCTTGGAGGTCACCGATTTAGAATAGGCCGTGAAGATGATTTCAGGAAGGGGCAAGTATTTTATTATTTTGAAACTGAGGAGAACATACAGAGGGTCTTTTCCCGTTTTTTTTATCAAGTTCAAGTCGGCCGGACTCATGATTATCTTATTTCAGATATTTTAGATTGGTTCATTGTTACTGGAGTGAAAAGCTGA